In one window of Photorhabdus laumondii subsp. laumondii DNA:
- the aat gene encoding leucyl/phenylalanyl-tRNA--protein transferase, giving the protein MPIIQLNADSYDFPHPKEALTEPNGLLAVGGDLSAKRLNAAYHQGIFPWFLPSEMPLWWSPDPRAVIIPGELHIGRTLRRFLRNTPYHITVNHAFEQVVHFCAQRQEGTWIGKDIQQGYKKLYQTGQAHSVEVWHNERIVGGLYGVSVGTLFCGESMFSRMENASKCAFIAFYHHFLRHGGELLDCQVLNHHTASLGAKEIPREEFIQYLYQFRNRSLKAGCWLQQVLEL; this is encoded by the coding sequence ATGCCAATAATTCAATTGAATGCTGATTCATATGATTTCCCTCACCCGAAAGAAGCATTAACGGAGCCTAACGGCTTACTGGCAGTCGGGGGAGATTTATCCGCTAAGCGATTAAATGCAGCCTACCATCAAGGTATTTTTCCCTGGTTTTTACCCAGTGAAATGCCACTTTGGTGGTCCCCCGATCCACGTGCGGTAATCATTCCGGGTGAATTGCATATCGGCCGAACCCTACGCCGGTTTCTGCGCAATACCCCATACCATATTACGGTGAATCATGCTTTTGAACAGGTGGTCCATTTCTGCGCTCAACGGCAGGAAGGAACATGGATAGGCAAAGATATCCAACAAGGCTATAAAAAATTATATCAGACAGGACAAGCACATTCAGTAGAAGTCTGGCACAATGAGCGGATTGTTGGTGGTTTGTACGGTGTCAGCGTTGGCACACTATTCTGCGGTGAGTCTATGTTCAGCAGAATGGAGAATGCATCCAAATGTGCGTTCATTGCCTTCTATCACCATTTTCTGCGACACGGTGGTGAATTACTGGACTGCCAAGTGCTTAACCATCACACAGCTTCACTGGGAGCAAAAGAGATCCCCAGAGAAGAATTTATTCAGTATCTTTATCAATTCAGAAATCGGTCATTAAAAGCTGGTTGCTGGTTACAACAAGTACTGGAATTATAA
- the cydC gene encoding heme ABC transporter ATP-binding protein/permease CydC, with protein MRVLLPFLALYRRHWFLISLGMVLATVTLLASISLLTLSGWFLAGAALAGLAGYTFNYMLPAAGVRGSAILRTAGRYAERLVSHDATFRVLAHLRVFAFQKILPLSPGGIARFRQGELLNRLVADVETLDHLYLRVISPILSAFIVIMVLTFGLGFLDLTLAYTLGGIMLALLILLPSVFYNAGKSVGRNLTILRGQYRTQLTAALQGQAELMVFSAVGRFRKSMADIESRWLRCQQQQANLTGLSQAIMIFATGMTVTLILWLAANGVGGNSQPGALIALFVFCSLAAFETLGPVTVAFQHLGQVITSATRVSQLMQQEPEVMFPTSGPESSAQASIDIKNISFTYPDQPMAVLKNVSLCLKAGEHIALLGKTGCGKSTLLQLLTRAWDIDSGSICLNQHAITAYDESTLRSMISVVSQRVHVFSHTLRQNLLLAKPNATDNELETVLKQVGLSNLLETNEGLNCWMGEGGRQLSGGEQRRLGIARALLHSAPLMLLDEPTEGLDADTEQQILSLLRQHCQHKSLIIVTHRLYGLDHMDCIYIMDGGTIIEQGQHNELLAQQGRYYQFYQRQHQIRLEPGQ; from the coding sequence ATGCGGGTATTGCTTCCTTTTCTGGCGCTCTATCGTCGTCATTGGTTTCTTATCAGTTTAGGCATGGTTCTGGCCACTGTTACACTACTCGCCAGCATAAGTTTACTGACCCTCTCTGGCTGGTTCCTTGCAGGCGCAGCACTAGCAGGTCTTGCCGGTTATACATTCAACTATATGCTACCGGCTGCCGGTGTCCGTGGCTCAGCCATTCTTCGAACTGCCGGACGCTATGCTGAACGGTTGGTTAGCCATGATGCCACTTTCCGGGTATTGGCACATTTACGGGTTTTTGCCTTTCAGAAAATTTTGCCACTTTCACCGGGAGGAATAGCTCGTTTTCGCCAAGGCGAATTATTAAACCGACTAGTTGCTGATGTTGAAACACTGGATCACCTCTATTTACGAGTGATTTCGCCGATATTATCAGCTTTTATCGTTATCATGGTCCTCACTTTCGGCCTTGGCTTTCTCGATCTCACATTAGCCTATACCCTTGGCGGTATTATGCTGGCTCTGTTGATCCTGCTGCCATCAGTATTTTATAACGCAGGTAAATCCGTTGGTCGCAATCTGACTATTCTGCGTGGTCAATACCGCACCCAACTCACAGCGGCATTACAAGGGCAAGCCGAATTGATGGTATTCAGTGCTGTTGGCCGTTTCCGCAAGTCAATGGCTGATATCGAGTCACGTTGGTTAAGATGCCAGCAACAGCAAGCGAACCTAACCGGCTTGTCACAGGCAATCATGATTTTTGCCACCGGTATGACTGTCACATTGATATTATGGCTGGCAGCTAACGGCGTGGGGGGAAACAGCCAGCCGGGGGCACTAATTGCACTGTTTGTCTTCTGCTCTCTTGCCGCATTTGAAACCCTGGGCCCTGTCACTGTTGCATTCCAACATCTAGGACAGGTCATTACCTCTGCAACCCGTGTTTCTCAATTGATGCAACAAGAACCGGAAGTCATGTTTCCTACATCAGGGCCGGAAAGTTCAGCTCAAGCCAGTATTGATATCAAAAATATCAGTTTCACTTATCCTGATCAGCCAATGGCCGTCCTGAAAAATGTTTCTCTCTGTTTGAAAGCAGGGGAACATATCGCACTGTTAGGCAAAACCGGTTGTGGTAAATCTACCTTGCTACAATTACTGACCCGGGCCTGGGATATTGATTCAGGCTCAATCTGTCTGAATCAGCATGCTATTACTGCTTATGACGAATCAACTCTGCGCAGTATGATATCGGTTGTTTCACAACGTGTTCATGTGTTCAGTCATACTTTACGACAGAATTTATTACTGGCAAAACCAAATGCAACCGATAATGAACTAGAAACTGTGCTGAAACAGGTAGGTTTAAGCAATCTACTGGAAACCAATGAGGGCCTAAACTGCTGGATGGGCGAAGGCGGTCGTCAGTTGTCAGGCGGTGAACAGCGCCGCTTGGGAATTGCCAGAGCGTTACTGCACTCGGCACCACTGATGTTACTGGATGAACCTACGGAAGGGCTCGATGCGGATACTGAACAGCAAATTCTATCTCTATTGCGTCAGCATTGTCAGCATAAGTCACTGATTATTGTCACCCACCGCCTGTACGGGCTTGACCATATGGACTGTATTTACATCATGGATGGCGGCACTATTATTGAACAAGGGCAGCATAATGAATTACTGGCTCAGCAGGGTCGTTATTATCAGTTTTATCAGCGGCAACATCAGATTCGTCTTGAACCGGGGCAGTAG
- the trxB gene encoding thioredoxin-disulfide reductase has product MSAAKHHKLIILGSGPAGYTAAVYAARANLNPVLITGVERGGQLTTTTEVENWPGDPEGLTGPGLMERMHQHAEKFQTEIISDHIQKVDLQSRPLRLYGDEQEYTCDALIIATGASARYLGLPSEEAFKGRGISACATCDGFFYRNQKVAVVGGGNTAVEEALYLANIAAEVHLIHRRDTFRSEKILISRLMDKVKNGNIILHTDRILDEVLGDDMGVTGVRLRDTKSGATEELAVTGTFIAIGHTPNTAIFESQLELDNGYIKVQSGLQGNATQTSIPGVFAAGDVMDHTYRQAITSAGTGCMAALDAERFLDGLAAK; this is encoded by the coding sequence ATGAGCGCCGCCAAACACCACAAACTTATTATTCTTGGCTCCGGTCCAGCAGGCTATACTGCCGCGGTTTACGCTGCCAGAGCAAATTTAAATCCGGTTCTTATTACCGGGGTTGAAAGAGGCGGTCAATTGACTACAACCACCGAGGTCGAAAATTGGCCCGGTGATCCAGAAGGTCTGACCGGCCCAGGGTTAATGGAACGCATGCACCAACATGCTGAAAAATTCCAAACCGAAATCATTTCTGACCATATTCAAAAAGTTGATCTGCAAAGCCGGCCTTTACGCCTTTATGGTGATGAGCAAGAATATACCTGTGACGCACTGATTATCGCAACAGGTGCTTCTGCCCGTTATTTAGGTTTACCTTCTGAAGAGGCATTCAAAGGTCGTGGTATTTCAGCCTGTGCAACCTGTGATGGTTTCTTTTATCGTAACCAAAAAGTCGCCGTTGTCGGCGGTGGTAATACCGCGGTAGAAGAGGCCTTATATCTGGCAAATATTGCAGCGGAAGTTCACCTAATTCATCGCCGTGATACATTCCGTTCAGAGAAGATCTTGATCAGTCGCCTGATGGATAAAGTCAAAAATGGCAATATCATCCTGCATACTGATCGGATTCTGGATGAAGTACTCGGTGATGATATGGGCGTTACCGGTGTTCGCCTACGCGATACCAAAAGTGGCGCTACAGAAGAATTGGCTGTTACCGGCACCTTCATTGCCATCGGCCATACTCCCAATACCGCTATTTTTGAAAGCCAATTAGAATTGGATAATGGTTACATTAAAGTTCAATCCGGTTTACAGGGTAACGCCACTCAGACCTCCATTCCCGGTGTATTCGCCGCCGGTGATGTCATGGATCATACTTACCGACAGGCAATTACCTCCGCTGGTACAGGTTGTATGGCAGCCCTCGACGCAGAACGTTTCCTGGATGGGCTAGCCGCTAAATAA
- the lolA gene encoding outer membrane lipoprotein chaperone LolA produces MKKLILIGCLMAGMNINVAWANASQNLQERLGKVNSFHASFTQTVTSDDGATIQEGEGQLWVKRPNLFNWHMTSPDESVLVSDGKTLWFYNPFVEQVTANWLKDATGNTPFMLITRNDAKEWSQYKISQQGNDFELTPNNVTGNLKRFSITVTTDGTIQKFSAIEQDGQKSAYQLKGQQNTHVDAAKFSFTLPKGVTLDDQRQ; encoded by the coding sequence ATGAAAAAGCTGATATTGATTGGTTGTTTAATGGCTGGCATGAATATCAATGTGGCATGGGCGAATGCTAGCCAAAATTTGCAGGAACGTTTGGGTAAAGTAAATAGTTTTCATGCTAGCTTTACTCAAACCGTCACCAGTGATGATGGGGCAACAATTCAGGAAGGTGAGGGGCAATTATGGGTTAAACGTCCAAACCTATTTAATTGGCATATGACATCACCTGATGAAAGTGTTTTGGTATCGGATGGTAAAACATTGTGGTTCTATAATCCGTTTGTTGAGCAGGTAACGGCTAATTGGTTGAAAGATGCCACAGGTAATACGCCATTTATGCTAATTACTCGTAACGATGCTAAAGAATGGTCTCAATATAAAATTAGCCAGCAAGGGAATGATTTTGAACTGACGCCGAATAATGTCACTGGTAATCTGAAACGTTTCTCGATTACCGTTACGACGGATGGCACTATCCAAAAATTTTCTGCTATTGAGCAGGATGGACAAAAGAGTGCTTATCAACTAAAAGGGCAGCAAAATACCCACGTAGATGCGGCAAAGTTCAGTTTTACGTTACCGAAAGGCGTTACGCTGGATGATCAGCGCCAGTGA
- a CDS encoding DNA translocase FtsK, giving the protein MSQEYTEDKNIKLKRLSSGRRLLEAVLLVIVILAAYLLVALVSFNPSDPSWSQTAWHEPVHNLGGGVGAWLADTLFSAFGILAYVIPPVMILGCWTAFKQHDDREYVDFFALALRVIGALAIVLTSCGLAALNVDDLHYFASGGIIGSLFSSAMLPWFNELGATLVLLCIWAIGLTLFTGWSWLTIAEKTGAIILGAIGLITNRSRNEQEYTPYDETAIAREDLADDKTEPEFTAAGIDHDDVLFTAPSAVELAKAELDEPESVKAEIEIEQEQPIDIPTTNMANIDAEPEIRVNTSDDGIVQSQPLVEESEKNNNDEPVRYTFEIPAEYHFEPISEFNRQGTPTFEPVENSRNSSDTFTFMPETEPKNVVAATSATVITGNSQVKQGIGPELPRPNPVRIPTRRELYGIKVPSQRLAEQQREEEVKQQVGGADDDIESDKQQEVLLSQQFLEQQRERYRITTDTEEQAPIQPQIRQNPFEPENQPSVEERAQTATETVKQTVEQPQYKRYQEQGHQEKKELSALESLSILNNFSPVEDLVEKEPAEPLFMPSVHSAPENQLERPTEIAFAPAPVHNVVQQPQQPQQPQQPQQPQQPQQPQQPQQPQQPQQPQQPQQPQQPQQPQQPQQPQQDSLFHPFLVRNDQPLPKPTTPMPSLDLLTSPLAEEEPVDMFALEQTSRLIEARLSDYRVKADVVGFSPGPVITRFELDLAPGVKASRISNLSRDLARSLSAVAVRIVEVIPGKPYVGLELPNKKRQTVYLREVLDCEKFRDNPSPLTIVLGKDIGGQPVVADLGKMPHLLVAGTTGSGKSVGVNAMILSILYKAKPEDVRFIMIDPKMLELSVYEGIPHLLTEVVTDMKDAANALRWSVGEMERRYKLMSALGVRNLAGYNEKVKQAEEMGRPIPHPFWKPGDSMDVIHPVLKKEPYIVVMVDEFADLMMTVGKKVEELIARLAQKARAAGIHLVLATQRPSVDIITGLIKANIPTRIAFTVSSKIDSRTILDQGGAESLLGMGDMLYLAPNSSIPVRVHGAFVRDQEVHEVVNDWKARGRPEYVDSILSGGDDAEGGSGFDSDEELDALFDQAVQFVTEKRRVSISGVQRQFRIGYNRAARIVEQMEAQQIVSAPGHNGNREVLAPPPHES; this is encoded by the coding sequence TTGAGCCAGGAATATACAGAAGATAAAAATATTAAATTAAAGAGACTGAGTAGTGGGCGCAGGCTGTTAGAAGCTGTGCTGCTTGTCATTGTTATCCTAGCAGCTTATCTGCTGGTCGCACTTGTCAGTTTTAACCCTTCTGATCCCAGTTGGTCTCAGACTGCATGGCATGAGCCGGTGCATAATTTGGGGGGTGGTGTGGGGGCATGGCTGGCCGATACGCTGTTTTCTGCATTTGGCATTCTGGCTTATGTCATCCCCCCAGTGATGATATTGGGTTGCTGGACTGCTTTTAAGCAACATGATGACCGAGAGTATGTTGATTTCTTTGCGTTGGCTTTGCGCGTTATTGGTGCATTGGCAATCGTTTTGACTTCATGTGGATTAGCGGCACTGAATGTTGACGATCTCCATTACTTTGCTTCCGGCGGTATTATTGGCAGTCTGTTTAGTAGTGCGATGTTGCCTTGGTTTAATGAATTAGGTGCAACTTTGGTCTTGCTGTGTATTTGGGCAATTGGGTTGACGTTATTTACTGGTTGGTCATGGTTAACCATTGCTGAAAAGACGGGAGCAATCATTCTGGGAGCAATAGGATTGATTACCAACCGCAGCCGTAATGAACAAGAATATACGCCATACGATGAAACGGCTATTGCGCGGGAAGATCTCGCCGATGATAAAACAGAACCTGAATTCACAGCGGCTGGTATTGATCATGATGATGTGCTATTTACAGCACCTTCAGCCGTAGAGTTAGCAAAAGCTGAACTGGACGAACCCGAATCGGTGAAAGCAGAAATCGAAATCGAACAAGAACAGCCAATAGATATTCCTACCACTAATATGGCTAATATTGATGCTGAACCTGAAATTCGGGTTAATACATCAGATGATGGTATTGTCCAGTCTCAGCCATTAGTGGAAGAGAGTGAAAAGAATAATAACGACGAACCTGTTCGTTATACGTTTGAAATTCCTGCTGAGTACCATTTTGAGCCTATATCTGAATTTAACCGTCAAGGGACGCCGACATTTGAACCCGTCGAAAATAGCCGGAACAGCAGCGACACCTTCACTTTTATGCCTGAAACAGAACCAAAAAATGTTGTAGCAGCAACTTCTGCAACGGTTATAACAGGCAATTCTCAGGTTAAGCAAGGAATCGGGCCAGAACTGCCTCGTCCTAATCCTGTCCGTATTCCAACCCGCCGTGAACTGTATGGCATTAAAGTGCCTTCACAACGTCTTGCAGAACAACAGCGTGAAGAAGAGGTCAAACAACAAGTCGGTGGAGCGGATGATGATATTGAGTCTGATAAACAGCAAGAAGTGTTGCTGAGTCAGCAGTTTCTTGAACAACAGCGCGAGCGTTATCGTATTACGACGGATACAGAAGAACAGGCCCCAATCCAGCCTCAGATAAGACAGAATCCATTTGAGCCGGAAAATCAGCCTTCGGTGGAAGAACGGGCTCAAACAGCGACCGAGACTGTTAAACAGACAGTTGAGCAGCCGCAATATAAGCGTTATCAGGAGCAAGGTCATCAGGAGAAAAAAGAGCTTTCTGCTCTGGAGAGTTTATCGATTTTAAATAATTTTTCACCGGTTGAAGATTTAGTTGAAAAAGAGCCAGCAGAGCCGCTATTTATGCCTTCTGTTCACTCAGCACCGGAAAATCAATTAGAACGGCCTACAGAAATTGCTTTTGCGCCAGCACCTGTACACAATGTTGTGCAGCAACCGCAGCAACCGCAGCAACCGCAGCAACCGCAGCAACCGCAGCAACCGCAGCAACCGCAGCAACCGCAGCAACCGCAGCAACCGCAGCAACCGCAGCAACCGCAGCAACCGCAGCAACCGCAGCAACCGCAGCAACCGCAGCAACCGCAGCAAGATAGCTTATTTCATCCGTTTTTGGTTCGTAACGATCAACCGTTGCCAAAACCGACGACACCAATGCCTTCGCTCGATCTGCTAACCAGTCCTTTAGCGGAAGAGGAACCCGTTGATATGTTTGCCCTTGAGCAAACGTCCCGTTTGATTGAAGCGCGTCTGAGTGATTATCGAGTTAAAGCTGATGTCGTGGGTTTTTCACCCGGTCCGGTGATTACCCGGTTTGAATTGGATTTGGCTCCAGGTGTTAAAGCATCACGTATTTCCAACTTATCAAGAGATTTAGCACGTTCTCTATCAGCGGTTGCTGTGCGTATTGTTGAAGTGATTCCGGGTAAACCTTATGTTGGCTTGGAATTGCCGAATAAAAAGCGCCAGACGGTCTATTTGCGTGAAGTATTGGATTGTGAAAAATTCCGCGATAATCCATCCCCACTGACAATTGTGTTGGGTAAAGATATTGGCGGCCAGCCGGTTGTTGCTGATTTAGGTAAAATGCCGCACTTGCTGGTGGCGGGTACAACCGGTTCGGGTAAATCTGTTGGTGTTAACGCCATGATCCTCAGTATCCTCTATAAAGCAAAACCAGAGGATGTCCGCTTTATTATGATTGACCCGAAAATGTTGGAGTTGTCGGTTTATGAAGGCATTCCTCACCTGTTAACCGAAGTTGTTACCGATATGAAAGATGCCGCTAATGCACTGCGCTGGAGTGTCGGTGAAATGGAACGCCGTTATAAACTGATGTCTGCATTGGGTGTGCGTAATCTGGCGGGTTATAACGAAAAAGTTAAGCAGGCAGAAGAGATGGGACGCCCAATTCCTCATCCATTCTGGAAGCCGGGTGACAGCATGGATGTTATTCATCCGGTGCTGAAAAAAGAGCCGTACATTGTTGTCATGGTCGATGAATTTGCTGACTTAATGATGACCGTCGGCAAAAAAGTTGAAGAGCTGATTGCCCGATTAGCACAGAAAGCACGTGCTGCTGGTATTCATCTGGTTCTGGCGACTCAACGCCCATCTGTCGATATTATTACCGGCTTGATTAAAGCGAATATTCCGACTCGTATTGCCTTTACGGTTTCCAGCAAAATCGATTCCCGCACCATTCTTGATCAAGGCGGAGCTGAATCCCTGTTGGGCATGGGAGATATGCTTTATCTGGCACCAAACTCCTCGATTCCGGTGCGTGTTCATGGTGCATTTGTTCGGGATCAGGAAGTTCATGAAGTGGTGAATGATTGGAAAGCCCGCGGCCGTCCAGAGTATGTTGACAGCATTCTCAGTGGTGGTGATGATGCTGAGGGGGGCTCAGGTTTTGATAGTGATGAAGAGCTAGACGCCCTGTTTGATCAGGCCGTTCAATTCGTGACGGAAAAGCGACGAGTTTCGATTTCTGGTGTCCAGCGTCAATTCCGTATTGGTTATAACCGAGCGGCGCGTATTGTGGAACAGATGGAGGCACAGCAGATTGTCAGCGCTCCGGGTCATAATGGTAATCGTGAAGTATTAGCGCCACCACCACATGAGAGCTGA
- the cydD gene encoding heme ABC transporter permease/ATP-binding protein CydD, with the protein MDKTRQYELVRWLKQQSAPAQRWLRLSMLFGLISGLLIIAQAWLLASILQALIMDNLPREHITNEFWLLAATFALRAIISAIRERIGFICGKIVRQKIRAMVLDKLEQLGPMWVKGKPAGSWATIILEQIEDMQDYYSRYLPQMSLAVIIPILILITLFPVNWAAGLILFATAPLIPLFMALVGLGAADANRRNFVALGRLSGNFLDRLRGLETLRLFYRGKAETQQISESTENFRYRTMEVLRLAFLSSAVLEFFAAISIAVVAVYFGFSYLGELNFGSYGMGVTLFAGFLVLTLAPEFFQPLRDLGTYYHAKAQAVGAAEALVTLLSSDGEYAPASGDKTLPPQDPLTIIANNLEILAHDGNRLAGPLNFTIEKNQRVALVGQSGAGKSSLLNLLLGFLPYRGSIQINGTELRELDQQRWRNQLSWVGQNPHLPEQTLLDNIRLNQPNANQQQIHQVMEQACVTEFIHDLPDGLNTIIGDNAARLSVGQAQRIAVARALLKPCRLLLLDEPGASLDAHSEQQVMATLNQASHHQTTLLVTHQVEETLEYDQIWVMQKGLIIEQGDYQTLSQSQGVFTRLLSHRSEEL; encoded by the coding sequence ATGGATAAAACAAGACAGTATGAATTGGTTCGCTGGCTGAAACAGCAAAGTGCCCCGGCCCAACGCTGGCTCCGCCTGTCCATGTTATTTGGCTTAATCAGTGGATTATTGATTATTGCTCAAGCCTGGCTACTGGCCTCAATTCTGCAAGCTTTAATCATGGATAATCTTCCACGCGAGCACATCACGAACGAATTTTGGTTGCTAGCAGCCACCTTTGCGTTACGAGCTATCATCAGTGCTATTCGGGAACGAATCGGTTTTATTTGTGGCAAAATCGTGCGTCAGAAAATTCGCGCTATGGTATTGGATAAGCTGGAACAACTTGGCCCAATGTGGGTTAAAGGCAAACCAGCCGGTAGCTGGGCAACCATTATTCTTGAGCAGATAGAAGATATGCAGGATTATTACTCTCGCTATCTGCCACAGATGTCTCTTGCCGTCATAATCCCGATTCTTATTCTGATCACCCTATTCCCTGTTAACTGGGCTGCCGGGCTAATTTTATTCGCTACTGCTCCTCTGATCCCGCTATTTATGGCACTGGTTGGTTTAGGTGCCGCAGACGCTAATCGGCGTAATTTTGTCGCACTAGGGCGGTTAAGCGGTAATTTTCTTGATAGGCTACGTGGGTTAGAAACGTTGCGCCTGTTTTATCGCGGCAAAGCAGAAACACAACAAATCAGCGAATCCACCGAAAACTTCCGTTACAGGACGATGGAAGTGCTGAGATTAGCGTTCCTTTCTTCTGCGGTGCTGGAGTTCTTTGCTGCCATTTCTATTGCCGTTGTCGCTGTCTATTTCGGTTTCTCCTATTTGGGGGAGCTTAATTTTGGCAGTTACGGGATGGGCGTTACTCTGTTTGCCGGTTTTCTGGTGTTAACCCTCGCCCCAGAGTTTTTCCAGCCATTACGCGATCTGGGTACTTATTATCACGCTAAAGCCCAAGCGGTTGGGGCCGCCGAAGCATTAGTGACTTTATTGAGCAGTGATGGTGAATATGCACCTGCTAGTGGTGATAAAACACTTCCCCCCCAAGATCCGTTGACCATCATTGCTAATAATCTGGAAATTTTGGCCCACGACGGCAACCGGCTTGCTGGCCCGTTGAATTTTACTATAGAGAAAAATCAACGGGTGGCATTAGTTGGTCAAAGCGGAGCAGGTAAAAGTTCCCTCTTGAATTTACTGTTAGGGTTTCTGCCCTATCGTGGTTCAATACAAATTAATGGCACCGAACTGCGTGAGTTGGATCAACAGAGATGGCGTAACCAACTGAGCTGGGTTGGACAAAATCCACATCTGCCTGAGCAGACTTTGCTTGATAATATTCGTCTGAACCAACCTAATGCCAATCAACAACAAATCCATCAGGTTATGGAACAAGCATGCGTCACCGAATTTATTCACGATTTACCCGATGGGCTGAATACCATTATCGGTGATAATGCAGCACGATTATCCGTTGGTCAGGCCCAACGTATCGCGGTTGCCCGTGCCCTATTGAAACCTTGCCGGTTATTATTACTGGATGAGCCTGGTGCCAGCCTGGATGCGCATAGCGAACAACAGGTGATGGCAACACTCAATCAGGCATCTCATCATCAGACGACCCTGCTAGTTACCCATCAAGTGGAAGAAACGCTGGAATATGATCAGATTTGGGTCATGCAAAAGGGGTTGATTATTGAACAGGGAGATTACCAGACGCTAAGCCAATCTCAAGGGGTATTCACCCGCCTGTTATCCCATCGAAGTGAGGAGCTGTAG
- the lrp gene encoding leucine-responsive transcriptional regulator Lrp, with amino-acid sequence MIDNKKRPGKDLDRIDRNILNELQKDGRISNVELSKRVGLSPTPCLERVRRLERQGFITGYTALLNPHYLDASLLVFVEITLNRGAPDVFEQFNAAVQKLEEIQECHLVSGDFDYLLKTRVPDMSAYRKLLGETLLRLPGVNDTRTYVVMEEVKQSNRLVIKTR; translated from the coding sequence ATGATAGATAATAAAAAACGTCCGGGAAAAGATCTTGATCGCATAGATCGTAATATCCTAAATGAGCTACAGAAAGATGGGCGAATTTCTAACGTAGAACTGTCTAAACGGGTAGGTTTATCTCCAACCCCATGTTTGGAGCGAGTTCGTCGTCTGGAACGTCAAGGGTTTATTACTGGATACACGGCATTGCTGAATCCTCACTATTTGGATGCATCTTTGCTGGTATTTGTTGAAATTACCTTAAACCGCGGCGCTCCAGATGTTTTTGAACAATTCAACGCTGCTGTACAAAAATTGGAAGAGATTCAGGAATGCCACTTAGTTTCTGGTGATTTCGACTATCTATTGAAAACTCGCGTACCAGACATGTCAGCTTATCGTAAGTTGCTAGGCGAAACTTTGTTGCGTTTGCCAGGTGTTAATGACACTCGCACATATGTTGTGATGGAAGAAGTTAAGCAGAGCAATCGTCTGGTCATTAAGACTCGCTAA